In Streptomyces erythrochromogenes, the DNA window CAGGACACGGGTCTGTCGCAGATCCGGTCGCTGGTGGAGGGGTGGCTGGAGGAGGGTGCCCCGGAGGTTGCGGCGGGGACGGTGCCGGGGAGGGTGACGGAGCAGGACTCTCTGAAGGGGTATGCGGAGCACCTGCGGTCTTTGGTGGATCTGGCGTCGATCCGTCCGTTGAAGGTGGTCGTGGACGCGGGCAACGGCATGGGCGGTCACACGGTGCCGACGGTGTTCGAGGGTCTGCCGCTGGATGTGACGCAGATGTACTTCGAGCTGGACGGGACGTTCCCGAACCACGAGGCGAATCCTCTCGATCCGAAGAACATCGTGGATCTGCAGGCGCGGGTGTTGGCGGAGGGCGCGGATCTGGGGATCGCGTTCGACGGTGATGCGGATCGCTGTTTCATCGTGGACGAGCGTGGTGTGGGTGTGTCGCCGTCGGCGATCACGGCTCTGGTGGCGTCGCGTGAGCTGGCGCGTCACGGCGGGTCGGGCACGGTGATCCACAATCTGATCACTTCCTGGTCGGTGCCGGAGGTGGTGCGGGAGAACGGCGGTACGCCGGTTCGTACGCGGGTGGGTCATTCCTTCATCAAGGAGGAGATGGCGAGGACGGGTGCGATCTTCGGTGGTGAGCACTCGGCGCACTACTACTTCAAGGACTTCTGGAACGCGGACACGGGGATGTTGGCGGCGTTGCACGTGCTGGCGGCTCTGGGTGGCCAGGAGGGTCCGCTGTCGGGGCTGGTGGCCTCGTACGACCGTTACG includes these proteins:
- a CDS encoding phosphomannomutase/phosphoglucomutase — protein: MPADLSNIVKAYDVRGVVPDEWDESLAELFGGAFVEVVGGSAIVVGHDMRPSSPGLSAAFARGAAARGVDVTLIGLCSTDQLYYASGSSGLPGAMFTASHNPAQYNGIKMCRAGAAPVGQDTGLSQIRSLVEGWLEEGAPEVAAGTVPGRVTEQDSLKGYAEHLRSLVDLASIRPLKVVVDAGNGMGGHTVPTVFEGLPLDVTQMYFELDGTFPNHEANPLDPKNIVDLQARVLAEGADLGIAFDGDADRCFIVDERGVGVSPSAITALVASRELARHGGSGTVIHNLITSWSVPEVVRENGGTPVRTRVGHSFIKEEMARTGAIFGGEHSAHYYFKDFWNADTGMLAALHVLAALGGQEGPLSGLVASYDRYAGSGEINSTVADQAGRLAAVKEAFAGREGVVLDELDGLTVTGADWWFNVRASNTEPLLRLNVEARDAQTLSRVRDEALALIRG